The genomic stretch GAACGTCACTCCGCCGATCGCACCAGCCTGCGCGACGACGAGGTCACCATTGCGCGGGTGTACGGTGCTGTCCTGATCGGCGTGAAACACGATGGTCGGGACGCGACCGAGACTGGCGCCGCCCCTACTGGACGTGCCGTTGGCTAATCCGACGCCCGCGCCCTGCCGCATTGCGGCGAACGCGGTCGGGATGTCGCGGGCGGCCCCGCACGGAAGTCCCGAATGCACGCCGACTGCGGCATAAATATCGGGATAGGCCTGCGCCATGATCGCCGCGGCTGCGCCGCCCGCTGACAGGCCTGCGACGTAAACCCGCCCCCGGTCAGCGGCGAGATCGCGCAACACCTGCTGCGTGAGGCCGGCGATGAGGGCTGGTTCGCCCTGGTCGCGCTGCTGATCGGCAGGCTTGAACCAGTTCCAGCACTTCTGGGCATTCGCGGCCTTCGTCTGCTCAGGGTAGACGATGAGCAGACCATGCTCCTCCGCCAGCGCGTTCATGCGCGTCCCGGCGGCGAAGTCGTCCGGCGTCTGCGTGCACCCGTGGAGCATCACGAGCATCGGCAGCGGCCGGTCTGCGCGCCTGGCAGGTATGTAGAGCTTGTAGTCGAGACGACCTTCCGGAGCACGGAAGGATCGATGCACGAACTCGGCGCCATCCGGCAAAGGCGCCGGCTCACGCAAGGGATTCCCCCAAGAGCCCACACGCGCGTCACGCGTCAGGTCGCCTTGCGTCAAGCGGTCCATGAAACCGTGCAGCATGGAGCGCCTTCGCGGCGGAGTGCGGTCAGGGCTATCGTCGGTTGCCGCATCGCCGTGACCGTCGTTCGATCCCGCGTTCGGCGGCGGTGGCGTTGCGCCAAGCAGTTCGCCCGTCGCCGGATCAATGTCGATGATCCGTGACGCATGGTTGGCGTCCGCGGGATTCACGTCTGGTGAAGGGGCACGTGCGGCATCCGGCGCCGCCACCCCGCTGAGCAGACGCTGCAGCATCGCTGTAGCTTCGGTCAGCTTGCCTTCGCGGGTCAGGCGCGTGGCTTCGAGCATGGCCTCAGGGCGGATCGCGTTCATGGTGGATGCCTTCCGTTGAGCGCAGGCAGATCGGTTTCCTCACCGGAGGGAGGATCGTTCTGCATCGCGTTGTGAGCCGTCGGTGAGTGTCGCCGTGCGTCTCGCACCCCGGGCAGGGCTGCGGCGTGCGGTGATGCTGCGTGCGGTCAGCGCATGCGATCGGCGAGCGCAGCCTTGACCTCGGCGCTCGCTTGCAGCGCTCCGAGAACCGAGATGGAGGCGATCGTCGCCCTCGCGAGTTCCGCCGGGACGTCCGTGCCGATGCTGGCCAGACCGAGTACGCGGATATCGACCTGCTGGCCCGCAGCGCGCAGAGCCTCGAGATCAGCCCGCGTGAAGTGTCTCAGGCCGAG from Roseomonas fluvialis encodes the following:
- a CDS encoding extracellular catalytic domain type 1 short-chain-length polyhydroxyalkanoate depolymerase; protein product: MNAIRPEAMLEATRLTREGKLTEATAMLQRLLSGVAAPDAARAPSPDVNPADANHASRIIDIDPATGELLGATPPPPNAGSNDGHGDAATDDSPDRTPPRRRSMLHGFMDRLTQGDLTRDARVGSWGNPLREPAPLPDGAEFVHRSFRAPEGRLDYKLYIPARRADRPLPMLVMLHGCTQTPDDFAAGTRMNALAEEHGLLIVYPEQTKAANAQKCWNWFKPADQQRDQGEPALIAGLTQQVLRDLAADRGRVYVAGLSAGGAAAAIMAQAYPDIYAAVGVHSGLPCGAARDIPTAFAAMRQGAGVGLANGTSSRGGASLGRVPTIVFHADQDSTVHPRNGDLVVAQAGAIGGVTFETFTGQVPGGHAYSRTSHMTASGTTVLEHWLVHGAGHAWSGGSSRGSYTDPKGPDASREMLRFFLQHSRPH